In the genome of bacterium, the window GGAGCAGGAGCAGACAAAGGATATTCGGGAAGGGTTGCTGCTGCTTTATCCCCGGTATATCTTTTTGGCGGAAAATCTCTCGTCAGCGGAAATTTTCGATCTGGATGAGGGCGCATGCTTTATGTGCTGGCCCGGGAACATCTGCATATTGTGAGCACCACTGCTTTGGAACATTCCGTGGATGTTGAGATTTTGGAACCTACTCGAAAAATCCTTACGACAGAACATCTGGTGCAAGGTGATCACGGCCGGATACTGATATTGGTTTTGAAAAATCTGATCACCAATGCGCAGCGCGCCATTAGCCGCAAAGCCGCCGCCATGCCGGAGGAATTGCGCGAAGCCTATCTGGCTCAGACGCGTGTGGTGGTACGGTTTACTGAAGATGGTTTTGAAGTCGAAGACCAAGGTGACGGCATTGCGCCGGAAGTGGCGGAACGTCTTTTTGAACGGGGCGTCACTGAAGGTATGGGCCAGGGATTGGGTATGTTCACTCTGCGCCGGATACTGGATAAATTCGGCATGCATCTTCACGGTGAATCAACGTTCGGTCAGGGAACGGTATTCAAAGTAACCCTGACCCCGGCAGTTGTTACAGATATTTCGCCGGTGGCCCAACAGCATCATGCGCGTTTGCAGGAAATTCATTCGGATGTCTTAAAAACCATGTTTGTCGGGGAAACCGCAGCTGAGACCGGGGAAGCCATGGATAAGGTGCTGGCAGCTGAAAAGGCGGCAATGCTACTTGTAGAAAAAGTCGAACCGCAAGTTGCTGTGCAGCAACGGTTGGATGACCTATCAGTTGATTTCGAAGAACTTCAGTTTCAACATCAGAAGGCGGATGAAATCATTACGGCCATGCAGCAGGCATTACGCAGGCACGATATGCAGATTGGGATAGAGCGGGGTGAAGTGCAAAATGTATTAGCTGATAATATTTTTTGGCAGTTTCGCACACAGGATTTAACTATCACGGCTTTTAAAGTTAAATATGTTTCACACGAGGAGCATATTCTCTCCATTCGTGACCGGAAATCAGGCGAAGTGATAGGCCATGCCAATATCCAGCGCTACAATGAGAAGTCCGAATCGTGTTCACTTAAATTTACCGTCTATCCGGCACATCGCCAACCCGAAAGAACGCAAAATGTTTCAGATCTGCTGCTCAAGATAATTAAGGAATCAGGGTTGCTTTATAAACAATCTACTGTCCGGGAAGTGAGTTTTATTAAATCTCAGGATCCGGGAATGGCAGAGGAATGGGATCGTACCCAGGCTTTTTTGAAGAAAAATGGGTATAATATATTGAATCAAAATGCCGCCCAATTCAGGTTTATTGAAAAAAAGATTGGGAAACGTTTTGATTTGATGACGAATATCCTGGCGTTTACCGGGTGGACCGCGCTGACGTTGGGGTATGCCGCGTTATTACTGCAAGGCAATGGCGGTTGGTTTGCCCAGGGATGGCTGGCGATATTCAGCACAGGTGTCCTGCTCTTTGGGACGCGCAGCATCAGTGGTTTATTAGGTGCTGAAGTGATCAACCTGAGCCGTCGTTTTATTCGACCTGGACGGTTGGTGGTGAATCAGCTGCTGCAAGAACAAATCAGTCTCCAATTTGATCGGCAGGTTGATTTTGAGATGCTGGATCAGATTGACAGGCGTTTTGCGCAAACCACCTCGGACACGGTTTATTTTGCCAAGTGGCTGGTTCAGGATATCAACTGGCGAAGCGCGCCCACACGGATGCAACAGATTGGATTGGCCGCGTTGCAGGGTGTGAACCGTTTGCTGCGCATGCTGCTGTTGCCGCATGTATTGGCTCAGGAGCAGATGCGGGTTGCGGGCAAAAGTGATCGTGCGATTTATCTTAATCCTTTTATGCCCCTGTATTACTATTTTGCCCAGATCCTCGAATCTTTCCGCGTGATGGCTTTCAAACTCCGCATCCGATTTAGTGCTGATTACCGTAAAGTTATTCCAGAACAAAAAAACATCCCGGAGGGGATAAGTACAAGTACGAAGATAAAAACGCTTCCGGAAGAATTTAGAGAAGAAAATATTTTACACACAAAATCCGGTATTCGTATGAATGAAGGTCTGTTGATCCGGCCCTCGCGTTTGCTCCAACGCTGGCGTTTACCGCGGTTGATGTGGATGCTGATACTCTCTTTCGGATTTTCTGTGCTGGATCGTATCGCGCTGGTAATGAAATTAAGAGTCGCTGTGAATCAAATAAATCATGAAAATGCAGGACGTTTTTTTAATACAATGAAACGGCGCTATTTCCCTCACAATGATATTGAGTCGCAAGCTTTTCGACCTGACATGATTGTTGAAGAGACCTTTTTGGGTCAAGCCGGTTTGATGGACGTTGTCGCCGGAAAGTACCGGGAATTACCGGATGGCCGTGTTGCATTGGCTGTATACCAACCATTGCTGGCGGCACTCACATCTGATAACAAGCAATCCAGACTGATGCAATGGCGGCAGAAAATGGCTTTTGAATTGCTCCGGCACATGCTGCGTTACCGCAGCGCACAGTATTATCGCACCACACTGGCTCAGCGCATGGCAAACCAGGTGCGTGTCGGATTTTGGCAATGGGGAGAACGCCAACCGGCCCGCCTCGGCAGATGGCTGCACCGCGGACTACAGATGCTCACTCCAACAGGATATTTGAACCGGGTGCAGGCTGAATTGGCTCGGCAGCATGCCGACCTGGACCGCAGTGCACAATTGGCGGAGATGCTGCAAGATCAGACCACGGCAATTGCCCGCGCCTATCATACGATGTCACGTAATCCCAACCACCGGACGCGGTTGCATTTTACCAAGACAGTCATTCAATGGATCAGCCGGGTCAACAATGTCCGGCAGAGAAGTGTTGAGTTGCAATACTTCTCACAATTGGTCAGGAATATGCGTGCCATCAAGAGTGCCCCCGTTGCCGAATGGACCGGATTGCGCAGAAAACTGACAGCACCCAATAAACCGGTGCTTTATGTTCCGGTGGAGGTGCTGAGTTACAGGCACACGGCCGGGACGCTGCTTGATCTGCTCAGGCCCATGCCCTATAAAATTAGAGAAGTGTTTAAAAAACCATTTGCGCCCAAGCGGATCCGCACATCACCGGCCGGCGCCGCCTAGTCAATAGTAGGTATCACTTGCACTAAACATGAAAACAGACAGAATAGGCTTGCCAGCATAATTCGAACCCCTTATAATATTTGATGAATGATGGGGAGGATTGTACATGGCGGCAATGGGGAGAAAATTTAAAATTTTGATTGTTGAAGATGAGCCCGATATTATGGAGTTGATTGACGTGACCCTTGATTCTGATGATTATGAATTGATGAAAGCGACGGACGGAGAGCAAGGGTTGAATATGGGCATGACCGCGTCCCCTGATCTGATTGTACTGGACATCATGCTTCCGAAAATGGATGGGTATGAAATATGTCGCCGTTTAAAGGGCGATCGCAGAACAGCTGGAATTCCGGTGGTGATGCTTACCGCCTTTGGCCAGAAGCGGGAGATTGAAGAAGGCTATAAAGTCAAGGCGGATGATTATATTGTCAAACCATTTGAACCTGTAAAACTTCGGCAGCGGATTAAAAAATTTCTTGTTGCCCAACCATCTGCTTGATTCCACTGAGTCGTCCTATGCGTATTATTGCCGGTCAATATAAAGGGAAAATATTGCAATCCCCATCCGGTTTGGACAGTCGTCCGACATTGACCAGGATTCGTGAGTCCCTCTTTAATATTTTAATGCCGCGTTTCCCCGGGGGGGATTTTCTTGATATGTATGCCGGTACCGGCAGCATCGGTTTGGAAGCTGTCAGCCGGGGCGCTGCAAGCGTTGTTTTGGTTGAACAAGACCACGTGATTGTGAAAACTCTGGAAAAAAATGCCGGTGCACTTCAGGAATCCCGAACAGTTATTCATGTGCGGCGCAATGATGCGTGGCTGGAAGCCGGCCGGTTGATTGCGCATCATCGGGAATTTGATATTGTGTTTATGGATCCGCCGTATCAGCAGTCTGAAATTGCCCGCTGGGAAACAGGCATACAGCTTGGCCGGTTGCTCAAACCGGACGGTCGGCTGATTCTTCAGCATAGCAGGCATTTGCCGGTTCCGGAACCATGGGCCGGATGTAAACGCCTGCAAACGCGTTTTTACGGGAAAACCGCGTTAAGTTTTTTTGCGGTGTCAACACCGATTGAAACAAGAGGGGATTAAGATGAAGTGTTTAACGATGTTGGTAATGACACTGTTTCTTTTGACAGGGGCCGGCATGCCGCCCGGATCGGCAGGGGCGTTGGAAAAAAAAATGACTGCGGTTGAAAAGCTCGCCAAGAAAATGAGCAAGAGTGTGGAATATAAACGGATGCTCCTTTTAGAAAAATTATCCGCCATGAATACCGAGGAATCACGCGGACTGATTATACAGACCATGCTGGAAGATAGATCCAAACCTGTACGGCGTACGGCACAGCGGCTCTTGTTCGGGTTGGATGATCCGCGTATTGCCGGGCAGATACATGCGGGACTGCGTGCTGAAAAACGCAAGATACGGTTGGCGGCGGTTGATGTGGCCGGGATTGTGCGCGATCCTGAAATGGCCAATAAGTTGATTGCGGCGGCAGCGGCCTATCCGAAGGACACGGAATTAATTTTGTTGGTTATGGAGTCGTTGCGTGAATTGGTTTACCGCATGGAACCTCCCAAGGATTTTGAAGTACAAGTGCATCCTTTTCTGGATCACCGTCATCGGAAAATTCGGCAGACCGCCGTATTGGTTCTTTCGGTCATGGGCCGGCCGGCCAGCTTGCAGCCTCTCATGGCAGTATGGCCGAAGGCCGGGAAAAAAACCAAAGTTCATTTAATTGATGCGTTTTCCAATATGGGGCGCATTGCTCCGGTCCCGCTGCTACTCGGCGTTTTACAGGAAAAGGATAAACGCCTGATGATGCATGCGCTTTATGCACTCGCGCAGATTCAGTCTTTTTCAACTGTCCCGGATATTCATCGGCTTTTACAGACACACCAGGACCCGCGGGTTCGCATGGCTTGTTTATATGCATTGGTGGAAATACCGGATCCGAAAAGTATTCCGGTTATACTCGATGTGATGGAGAGTCAGGATCCGACTGTATTGCACTGGGGAACGTATGCGCTGGCCCAACTCGGCGCAACGTCTGCCGGGCCAAAACTGCTGGAAAAATTGGACCATCCATCCAATCTGGTCCGCGCGACGGCTGTCATGGCACTGGGAGAATTAGGTGTTTTGCAGGCTAAAGAACCGCTTCGCAGCCTGATTACCAATCAAGATGAGGCGTCTGAAGTCAAGGTTGCTGCGGCGCGTGCACTGATTAAATTGGGAGATTCTCAGGGTGCGGATGTTTTATGGCAGGAGCTCCAAAGTCTTGAAGTACCGTTGGATTCCCGTCTGGCGTATGCAGTGGCTATTGGTGCCATCGCTAAGCCGGAGATGAAGGCGGCGGTTTTCAAAGACCTGACATCATCCCAGTTTACGCGGGCATTTACGGCTGCACTGATTTTGGGTGTGATGGGAGATCCGAGTGGTCGGGTAAAACTTATCACAGCACTGGAACATGGTTATTCCGATATTCGACGCTTTGCGATTATCGGCTTGGAAGGTATTTTGGACGATAAAAGCATTCGCGCGCTGGCAGATACAGCCAATGATGACCGGGACCCTTTGGTGAGAATTTTATGCGCTGCCGGTTTGGTGAAGGCGGGATACAAAGATTTCCGGCAGGTTTTGTGGCATACGCTGGATACCCGGGATGAGGATATTCGCTCGGAAGTCATCGCAGGGTTGGGGCGATCTGCGGACGACGAGATTCTCTATCAATTGAAATGGTATCTTAAACGCGAACCTTCTATCCCGGTACGTCAAACCATTCAGCGGGTTATTCGGGAAAACCGGGATCGATAGGAAAAACAGCAGGATGGATGCATTTTAGGGTACCTATTTGCTATTGACACGGCCCTTCCAATAGTGTATATTTTCCCAAATCTGTTTTATTTTCAATCATTTTATTAAAACAATTCATTTGCAGGGAAATTCATGAATTGTCCTGCAAATGTACCGATGAAGGAGGAATTTTCATTATGCGTTTACGCCAATGGTTAACCGCCCTGACAGTTGTGCTGGTGATTGCCAGCATCTGGGCTGTTTATCCGCCTTTTGATGTTAAGGATACTGAGGGTGGTTTGGTAAAAAAAGGAAAGATTCATCTTGGTTTGGATCTGCAAGGCGGGATGTATCTCAAGATGGAAGTAGATACAAAAGAGCTGCCTGGGGATGTTGATATTAATGAGGCCCGAGACCGTGCTATCGAAGTTTTGCGTAACCGGGTGGATGCATTGGGTGTTACGGAACCACTGATTACACGTGAAGGTCAAGACTGGATTGTGGTACAGCTGCCCGGAATCAAAGATCCGGAACGCGCGGTTAAAATTATCGGCCAAACTGCATTACTGGAATTCAAACTGGTGGATGACACCCATAGTCTTACGGATATGATGGATGCGGATGGCAATACGGTGGCAGCTAAAGTTCCTGAGGGGGTCCAGATTATCTCTGGACGGGATGGCGAACTTTTTGTCATGGAATCCAAGCGCTTAATGACAGGCTCGAGTCTGACCGACGCGAAAGTCCAGATGGATGGATACGGCCGTCCGATTGTTTCATTCAAAATGGACAACGCGGGTGGAAAGAAATTTGCCGGGATTACCGGCAGCAATGTCAATCGTCGTCTGGGAATTATTCTTGACAACCGGGTCTATTCGGCGCCTGTGATTAAATCACGCATTGGCGGCGGGAGCGGCATCATTGAAGGTCAATTCCAACTCCAGGAAGCCAAGGATTTGGCACTGGTACTCCGCGCGGGTGCACTGCCTGCGCCGGTTACGATCATCAATAAATATGTTGTCGGCCCGACGCTTGGCCGCGACTCCATTGAAAAAGGGAAATTATCCTGGATCGTGGGCGTTATTATGGTTGTGCTGTTTATGATTATTTACTACCGGTCTTCCGGTATTATTGCCGATGTGGCATTGGTGCTCAACTTTCTTTTTCTATTGGCGCTTCTGGCCGCCATCCAGGCCACACTAACCATGCCGGGCATTGCCGCAATTATTTTAACCATGGGTATGTCCGTGGATGCGAATGTGCTTATTTTTGAGAGGATTCGTGAAGAACTAAAAGGCGGTAAGACCGTGCGTGCAGCCATTGACTCCGGTTACGCCAAGGCGCTTTGGACCATTATCGACGCCAATGTGACAACTTTGATTACAGCGTTTATTTTGTATCAGTTTGGTACCGGACCGATCAAGGGTTTTGGTGTAACCTTGCTTTGCGGTATTGGTATTTCGTTGTTTACCGCCTTGGTGGTAACCAAGCTTATGTTTGATTCACGTAAGCACTATAAAAAATTATCCATTTAGGATTTAATCGCTGAGGAGGATATAAAGCCGATGTTTCAAATTATTCGAGATACTCATATTGATTTTATGCGCGTACGTCGCAGTGCTTTTTTAATTTCCATTATGTTGTTGGGAATTGGTATTTTTGCATTTATTCAAATTTTAGGAAATCGTGCCAATATGGGTGTGGATTTTTCCGGCGGTACCAGCATGGAAATTGAATTTGAGAAAGCCATCGGGTCGGAGCGGCTGCGTGAGGCGTTGCGGCATCCGGATTTTCAGGATGTGAATCAGCAATTTATCCGTGAGGCGGGACGGTATAAATATATGTTGCGCGTTTTTGCTCCCAAGCTGCCAACCGAGCGGGTCAGTACACAGGTGCTGGAGGTTCTCAAGGAGAAAATCTTGGATAATCCTGTGACGCTGCTGGCTTCGGAAGATGTCGGGCCTTCTATTTCCGCTCATCTTCGTCAGCAGGCGATTTATGCAATTTTTTGGGCAGTGATTATGATTTTGCTCTATATTTGGTGGCGGTTTGATTTTCGGTTTGCCGTTGCGGCAACCTTTACAACGTTTCATGATGTTATTGGTATTCTGGGTATTTTTGTTCTGATGAAGTATGAGGTGAGCTGGATTTTAATTACCGCACTTTTAACGGTGGCAGGGTATTCGCTCAATGACACCATTGTTGTGTTTGATCGTATTCGGGAGAATATGCGTCATCGCCGCAAAGAGGATATGTTGACGATTATCAATTCCAGTATTAATGAAACTTTGTCACGGACCATTATTACTTCAGGGACCACTTTTTTGGTGGTGCTCTCACTTTTTATTCTTGGCGGTGAAGTGATACATGCATTTTCTTTGGCCCTGATGATGGGTATTGTTATCGGTACATTTTCCTCGATTTTTGTAGCTTCAAGCATCTTGGCGGAATGGCATACGCGAGATCCTTTGCCTCGGTAATGAATCGGAATAATAGATTGTTTTTGAAGCCATCTCTGGGGATTCAGGGATGGCTTTTTTTGTATAAGAGAAAAGTTCGTTTTTGATTCGGATGAAGAAATAAGGTATACTCAATAAAGATAATCAATGCGCAAAGTCTGTGTAGGATGTGATTTTTTATGAATCGACTTTGGATAGTCAGTATAATCGTGCTAATGGCCGTGTTGCCCGCCTGCATGCAGGGGAAAATACCGCAACGAAGTATTGATTATCAAAAACCGCAGGAAGTCGTGAAGTCTTATTATGATTACCGGCGTTTGGAAAAGGCCGGTGTAGAAACCATCAAAATTAAGACGCGCTATTTTGACCGAACTGTTTCGCTGGCTTATTATTTGTATACCATTGCCCGGGCTTTTGAAAGTTTTGGGAGGGAAACCGATGCCAAACGCCTATATCTCCGGCTTTTGATGAATTATCCGCTGCTTTACCAAGGCGGGCAGTTGGGTATTATGACGGAGAACCGGTTGATCTGGCTCTTGGGGGATAAGAGCTGGGTCGTGACTTCGGTGGATGAATTAATTCTGCGTTTGGAAAGAGCGGTGATCAAACAGGATGCCCCGGCGCTGCGAAAACTAATTTCACGCGACTTTGGGTTTGGGCGTGATTACAACGAGCGATTTGCCGTAAAATATAAAGACGGGCTGGAAGTGATTGTCTCGGAATTCGGGAATTTGGAGCATCCGCAGGTGGAAATTGTATCCAAAATTGAAGATGATACAATTGTCTTAAAAACCACTGGTTGGGAATCAGGGAACAAAAACTGGTTTTTTTCACTGCATAAAAATCATCGTCTTCAGGGATGGGAATGGGATCTGGCGTATTGGGAGATGACCGTTCAGGCGCAATGATTTTCAGCAAATCAGAAAATAGTTTTTCAGTGGCTATTCTGATGCGAATAAGTTACACTGAATTTAAATGATATCGTGTTTGGAAAAAACATAGTGATACCTGGACGTAGCATGAATGATCAACCAGCGGAGGGGAACGCTTGCTTTTTATAAAAGGATGTATATGGGCAGGACTTTTTTATGGTGGACATTTATTGATCAAGAAGAAAATCACCCTTCCTGTTATCAATGAAAAAATTATCCTGGGTTCTTTAGTCGGCATTTATACATTGCTTTATTTTTTTTACAATTTATTCCGTCACGACAGTTTTAATTCGTTCGCCGTGGATCTTTCCGTCTACCTGCAAGGACTTTCACATGCTGCGCTTTTTGCGCCCATACTTGGGAAAAGCCTTTTAGCAGATCATTTTTCTCCGATTTTATATATGCTTTTTCCAGTGTTTAAATTTCTTTCGTTTCCCGAATTGCTTTTTTTAATTCAAGCGATTTTAATTGCAGGTGCGGCAGTGCCGTTGTACCGGATTGCCAGGAAGTTTGAACTCGCCGTCTGGCCGGCATTGATGATGGTGTTTATTTATTTAAACTATATTTATACTCAAAATATAGTGTTCTCGGATTTTCATGTAGAAAATTTCATGCCGTTGCTTTTGTTTTTATTGGTCGATTTTTATCTGTCGGGATTTGGCCGGCCGTATTGGGTCATGTTGGCGCTTTGTTTGACAATCAAGGAGGATATGGGTTTTTATCTTTTTGCCATCGCTTTGGCAGGCGGGATATTGAAGCGCGGCCAGCGACTGCCGCTGTTGATAACCGCCGGTGTTACATTGCTGGTCGGGATTGTTTCGCTGATGGTTTTATTGCCGGCCCATCATGGCGTTTACCCCTATTTTTCTCATTGGTCCCAGTTTGGCAAGGGTCTTTTTGGCATTGTGGGGGGCGCCTTTAGCCAGCCGGTCGTATCGCTGGCAGTGTTTTTTAAGGCCCAGTTTTTTCAGATGATTTTTTCCATGGCACTGCTGCCGTTTTTTTCCGGGTGGGGATTAATAGTGTTGGTTCCGCTCTGGGTCCAATTGGCATCCTCGCATTTACCCCAGGCTAATTTGGAACTCTATTATGCAGCGCCGATTTTGCCATTCTTGTTTATTGCGATAATTGCCGGTTGGCGTAAAGTGTCGCAATTGTTTGCCAGCAGCCCGGATCGGAACCGGATTTTGATGGGATTGGGGCTTTTTCTTGTGGTGTTTAATTTTTCCTGGATAACACCGTTGCGTGTGACACCGGAACATAAAGCAATTCAGCAATTGTTGGATAAAATTCCTGCCAAAGGGAAGGTGCTGGCACAGGCAAACATCGCGCCGCATATACAGAAACAGAACCGGGTTAAAGTGCTGGGGGTCAATCCGTTTAACCAGGACCTGCCGCATTTTGTTATTTTTCATATGAAGGGTAATATATGGCCTTTTTCCCGAACCAATTATTTGCGCGCACTCGACCAAATGCGTATGGATACACGTTATCGCACCTGGAAAGAAGAATCAGGTATTTTGATTTTTCTTAAGAAACCTAAAGATACCCCCCCGGCAGATTCGAAATAATCTTTTTTGCGAAAATGGGATAAAAATGCCACGGGTTTATCGTGTTCGCGCTGGCACGATAAAGTAGCTGCGCTGCAGGAAATGCGCTAAGTGTCAGTTGTTTGTCGTCGAAATCTGTGGATGGACCTGCAACCTAAAAATAAAATAATTGTTTTCAAGGACTTTGTTTTGTGGTATTGGTGACAAGTAATTTAAATCCATTTAAGGGGGACGTAACATGAAAAAAGGGATGTGGGTAATGGCAGTGGTACTGACAGCTTTGCTGGCTATTAATGCGCAGGCAGTGGAGACCAAGGCCGTTGGAGCGGAGACCAAGGCCGCCGGAGCGGAGGCCAAGGCCGCCGGAGCGGAGGCCAAGGCCGCCGGAGCGGAGACCAAAGTTACCGGAGCAATGGAGGCATCCGTGCAATCCGGCATACAGGTGGTTGAAGGCGTGATTGCAACGGGTATTGAAGCGCGTCAACCAGTCGGTGAGAATACATCCTTTTCCAAGGATGTCGTGAAGGTTTATTGTTGGACAAAAATTTCAGGTGTTACTGATCCGGTCCAGGTTATTCACCGCTGGAAAAAAGGGGAGCAAGTGATGGCGGAAGTCTCTTTAGGAGTAGGTGGATCGCCATGGCGTATTTATAGCTCAAAAAATATTATGCCTGAATGGACAGGCACCTGGTCCGTCGATGTTGTTGTGGGCGAGAAAGTGATTAAAACCCTGGAATTTATGATCGCGGAATAAGGTGGATGGTTCCAAAAAAAAGGGGGGGCTCAAAAGCCCCTCTTTTTTTTGGTGGTAGGAATAAAAAAATGTCTACGGCTCAACAAGTTCATTAATGATGGCCAGCAATGTCCGGCGGTCATTTACAGAAAGGGCGGAGAACGACATTCCAAAATAGAGCATGTTTTCCGCTGTGTTTTTATCCTGCCAGACAATGGCGCCTTGGCCGGTGAGGGTGTGAAACGGTTCTGGAAGCGTGAGGGAGTAAACTAAGGATGTGGCGTTGTGCAGTTCAGGCGGGATCGGTACGCGTACTTTCATGCCTCCCAGGCTTAAATCATTGACGTATCCGGTTGCTTTGATGTCTTTGCCCAGGTCGTTATCCGTAAAAACACAGATAACCGGATAATTCATGTCCACTCTGGCGAATTTTCTTTCAAGACCCATCGGTTGGCTCCTTTTTTTATCATGTTGACGTGAACACAATGGGCAGCTTGCCCGGCGGACTTGCCCGGCGAATGCCGGGTGCCGGGTAAGCCTGTGGATTTTTATAATTCTGTTAATAGTATATAATGAGTGAATGAATAAAAAAATTGAATAATAAAAAATAACCCCAATACGTTGTTGGGAAGCACGTTTGCCAATTTAGTGAATCAGACTGAGTTTGCCTTTTTTAAGCAGTTTGTTGTTGTGCGAGATGGTAAAAATATAAATACCCGGCGAAAGGGAGGCGGCATTCCAGATTATTTCCGGTTGAAGACCGAAGAGCGTACCGGATAGGCGGGCAACCGTTTCACCGAGCATGTTATAGATATGAATTGTTGCTGTGCCGGATAAATTGGCTGCGAAGAGGAAATGGACCTGATTCTGTGCAGGAATGGGGAACACGATCACTTCATTGTTCTCCATTTGTTGCGAATAGACGATGGCAGGGTCTTGCGCCAATACAATGGACCTGGAAAGGGTCTGGTCGAGTGCCAGCGACATGACCGATGTGAGATAACCGGGCCGGTCGACCGTGATTTGAAAAGGATTGCGTGATTCGGTTTCAATGATTTGCGGATCTGATCCGGTTTGGGAATAAATCAGGGATGCCAAAGGAATGGCTGCCTGGCCATTTTCATCGGTGCTGCCGGTATAGACAATTGCAGATGAACTGTCTGTGATGTTGATAATTGCCTGAGAAAGCGGCAGTGCGGATTGGTCTGCAACCAGCAGGTTAAGCAGCCAGCCGGTAGGAATGTTCTTGAGGCCGCTGCCTGACCAGGCGACCGATGTGGCGGCGCTATCATACTGGGTGTCAATCAGACGGATGTCGTGCGCCGCATAAATCCAATAACCGATCTCGATACTTTGGTAAGCCATGACAGCGCCTTCCGTGCTACGACGAATGGTATTGGAGATGAAATCGGTATCATACGTATCCCCGCCATCGGAATCTAAAATTTTTAGAGAGATATGATTGCTTTCAAAGACGTTGTTGCGCAACAGCGCATTGATGTTTTGGGCGGCGCCATCAAGAACAAAAGCTTTTGCAGTATGCGTTACAGCATACGCGACCGCCTTAAAGGTGTTGTTCTCAATAAGTAGATTGGCGTTATTCATCTGGTTGTTCTGGTTGGTCCAACTAACCCGGCCGCCATAGGCACTTTGGCCCTGGCCGCTTGCGGTTGTGGCGATAAACGTATTATCGTAAATATGCAGGTTGCGGTGCGGGCCCATGGCATCGACATTATTGCGGATGCGCAATGCCCGGGCAGTGACGATATCAAGGGTTTCACGGTTGCCAAGTTCCTGGACCGCGACATGGTTGTTGTAGATGCGGCCGTTTTCTGTCGCAGCAGCAGTATAACCGTCGATGCAGATACCGCGACCATGTGTGGTAATAATCGTATTATCATGAATATCAAAATTTTGAATTCCCGCCAGACCGATTGCATAGGCATTGAGTGCGACGGCGGTATTGCGGATATCATTATTCCGAACGATATAGGTGTGATCCTCGGAGTTGCCGCCGTTGATGCCGGATTGCGGTCCATCGCGGAGTGTATTGTTTTCGATTAAAATATTGCAGTCGCCGGAAAGTGCAATCACACTGGGTCCGTGCATGCGGTTGGCGACCAGGTCAATTGTGTGATTGAGTGTGCAATTGCGTACGATGGCATCCAGAGTCGATGTGCCGGCCAAGCAAGCCAGCGCAGGTGCGCGGAGTGTGGTTGTGTCCGGGCCATTGGCATTGAGCGTGATGTTTTCCACCAACAGGCCGTGGATGCCGCCAAATTCCAAAGGTGAG includes:
- the secD gene encoding protein translocase subunit SecD, giving the protein MRLRQWLTALTVVLVIASIWAVYPPFDVKDTEGGLVKKGKIHLGLDLQGGMYLKMEVDTKELPGDVDINEARDRAIEVLRNRVDALGVTEPLITREGQDWIVVQLPGIKDPERAVKIIGQTALLEFKLVDDTHSLTDMMDADGNTVAAKVPEGVQIISGRDGELFVMESKRLMTGSSLTDAKVQMDGYGRPIVSFKMDNAGGKKFAGITGSNVNRRLGIILDNRVYSAPVIKSRIGGGSGIIEGQFQLQEAKDLALVLRAGALPAPVTIINKYVVGPTLGRDSIEKGKLSWIVGVIMVVLFMIIYYRSSGIIADVALVLNFLFLLALLAAIQATLTMPGIAAIILTMGMSVDANVLIFERIREELKGGKTVRAAIDSGYAKALWTIIDANVTTLITAFILYQFGTGPIKGFGVTLLCGIGISLFTALVVTKLMFDSRKHYKKLSI
- the secF gene encoding protein translocase subunit SecF gives rise to the protein MFQIIRDTHIDFMRVRRSAFLISIMLLGIGIFAFIQILGNRANMGVDFSGGTSMEIEFEKAIGSERLREALRHPDFQDVNQQFIREAGRYKYMLRVFAPKLPTERVSTQVLEVLKEKILDNPVTLLASEDVGPSISAHLRQQAIYAIFWAVIMILLYIWWRFDFRFAVAATFTTFHDVIGILGIFVLMKYEVSWILITALLTVAGYSLNDTIVVFDRIRENMRHRRKEDMLTIINSSINETLSRTIITSGTTFLVVLSLFILGGEVIHAFSLALMMGIVIGTFSSIFVASSILAEWHTRDPLPR
- a CDS encoding DUF2079 domain-containing protein, which codes for MIKKKITLPVINEKIILGSLVGIYTLLYFFYNLFRHDSFNSFAVDLSVYLQGLSHAALFAPILGKSLLADHFSPILYMLFPVFKFLSFPELLFLIQAILIAGAAVPLYRIARKFELAVWPALMMVFIYLNYIYTQNIVFSDFHVENFMPLLLFLLVDFYLSGFGRPYWVMLALCLTIKEDMGFYLFAIALAGGILKRGQRLPLLITAGVTLLVGIVSLMVLLPAHHGVYPYFSHWSQFGKGLFGIVGGAFSQPVVSLAVFFKAQFFQMIFSMALLPFFSGWGLIVLVPLWVQLASSHLPQANLELYYAAPILPFLFIAIIAGWRKVSQLFASSPDRNRILMGLGLFLVVFNFSWITPLRVTPEHKAIQQLLDKIPAKGKVLAQANIAPHIQKQNRVKVLGVNPFNQDLPHFVIFHMKGNIWPFSRTNYLRALDQMRMDTRYRTWKEESGILIFLKKPKDTPPADSK
- a CDS encoding DUF2914 domain-containing protein gives rise to the protein MKKGMWVMAVVLTALLAINAQAVETKAVGAETKAAGAEAKAAGAEAKAAGAETKVTGAMEASVQSGIQVVEGVIATGIEARQPVGENTSFSKDVVKVYCWTKISGVTDPVQVIHRWKKGEQVMAEVSLGVGGSPWRIYSSKNIMPEWTGTWSVDVVVGEKVIKTLEFMIAE
- a CDS encoding PilZ domain-containing protein encodes the protein MGLERKFARVDMNYPVICVFTDNDLGKDIKATGYVNDLSLGGMKVRVPIPPELHNATSLVYSLTLPEPFHTLTGQGAIVWQDKNTAENMLYFGMSFSALSVNDRRTLLAIINELVEP